Proteins encoded in a region of the Isosphaeraceae bacterium EP7 genome:
- a CDS encoding DUF58 domain-containing protein, with the protein MPLLRKRRTWAQLSRWARQRQRCTWEGAVYALVWAGLLMTGIYQQINLIFLVAGLVFGPIFASLIFSSRTVRKVRVHRRVPAYLFCGDPLNLDYTLDNDRKWTAALAISIEDHLIPLDRTIPGSSTINPRIFFARVPSLGRGRLRWQGPSPARGRYMFSEMDMKTRSPFGLLEWQDTVGETDELVVYPQVGQLARRWYVMQREASETRRGSRHDVTAQQQEYHGMRDYRSGDSPRWVHWRTSARVGQLMVKEFEQQHEQDLAILIDPWLPRTKVTPEQRESLELAIRFVATVCLETCRHQGRRLILGWTGPTPGLRQGPASIKLLHELLEHLATLKGSPEGQLSALFDALPPATLREAILVVISTRPLNLTEEGERSARLSGASARGLLGRVISFDASKGDLNDLIQFGKPVVQAAASRREADDVVFDRISSTGSREVRRASLSGESPHPRGPQAPAAHGREART; encoded by the coding sequence ATGCCACTTCTTCGAAAGCGGAGGACGTGGGCCCAGCTCTCGCGCTGGGCCCGGCAACGCCAGCGCTGCACCTGGGAGGGGGCCGTCTATGCCCTCGTCTGGGCCGGGCTGCTGATGACGGGGATCTATCAGCAGATCAACCTGATCTTCCTGGTGGCCGGGCTCGTCTTCGGGCCGATCTTCGCGTCGTTAATCTTCAGCTCGCGAACCGTGCGAAAGGTGCGCGTCCATCGGCGGGTCCCGGCCTACCTGTTCTGCGGCGACCCGCTGAACCTGGACTACACGCTGGACAATGACCGGAAATGGACCGCGGCGCTGGCCATCTCGATCGAGGATCACCTGATCCCGCTCGACCGGACGATCCCCGGCTCCTCGACCATCAACCCGCGCATCTTCTTCGCGCGGGTGCCCAGCCTGGGCCGAGGCCGCCTACGCTGGCAAGGCCCCAGCCCCGCCCGCGGTCGCTACATGTTCAGCGAGATGGACATGAAGACACGCTCGCCGTTCGGCCTGCTGGAGTGGCAGGACACGGTGGGCGAGACCGATGAGCTGGTCGTCTATCCGCAGGTGGGGCAGCTTGCGCGTCGCTGGTACGTCATGCAGAGAGAGGCCAGCGAGACCCGGCGTGGCAGCCGGCATGACGTCACCGCGCAGCAGCAGGAATATCACGGGATGCGAGACTATCGGTCGGGCGACAGCCCCCGATGGGTCCACTGGCGCACCTCGGCTCGCGTCGGCCAGCTGATGGTCAAGGAGTTCGAGCAGCAGCACGAGCAGGATCTGGCGATCCTGATCGACCCCTGGCTGCCCCGGACCAAGGTGACGCCCGAGCAGCGCGAGAGCCTTGAGCTTGCCATCCGGTTCGTGGCGACGGTCTGCCTGGAGACCTGCCGGCACCAGGGCAGGCGTCTAATCCTGGGCTGGACCGGACCGACCCCGGGGCTTCGCCAGGGGCCCGCGTCAATCAAGCTGCTGCACGAATTGCTGGAGCACCTGGCCACCTTGAAGGGCTCTCCCGAGGGCCAGCTTTCGGCCCTCTTCGACGCCCTGCCGCCGGCGACCTTGCGCGAGGCGATCCTCGTCGTGATCTCGACCCGACCCCTGAACCTGACGGAGGAAGGCGAGCGTTCGGCGCGGCTCTCAGGCGCATCGGCCCGCGGACTGCTGGGGCGCGTCATTTCCTTCGACGCATCGAAGGGCGACCTGAACGACTTGATCCAATTCGGCAAGCCCGTCGTCCAGGCCGCCGCCTCGAGGCGCGAGGCCGACGATGTGGTCTTCGATCGGATCTCATCCACAGGATCTCGAGAGGTCAGGCGGGCTTCGCTCAGCGGCGAGTCGCCCCATCCCAGGGGGCCGCAGGCCCCGGCGGCCCATGGGCGGGAGGCCCGAACTTGA
- a CDS encoding DUF3488 and transglutaminase-like domain-containing protein → MRFYTVYRASFYLMLFFSTLVMSIDATDDSKIAILYPIVVAGAAVVALLTVDRDPKLGLSRPMANVLALGSISLIVLEYSMDENQTLLALGHWLVYLQLIKMFLPKTIEDDWFLMLLGLMQVLVGGVMSQSDAVGIALFAWALTALWVLHLFSLHRDARRVQQPPGTTVTPALDLSEPYPGLVDGRFAFAVLRVAALTLLLGGAIFLMMPRRVSMGSSTRGQPISKHLTGFDDTVELGQLGEILENDTIVMSVEFFDGTVEEPRSRVKPADDPLWRGVTLGSYKNRRWSRQTRRPASFPLRSSKAPTEPSILIQQIRMEPTDGMVLFGIRPMIDASGSRGSEPDISAIDGTLSRSESRTGMYDYKVFSTTDRDGLQRNEQFPDADQLATYLSMNPELKNELRAIVAPLVAGIPASDWDARGRAIEAYLRDSGQFSYTLQIDVIDPNVDPVLDFVRNRRQGHCEYFASALALMLRSIDIPSRMVNGFKGGDWNDLAGVMTVRQKHAHSWVEMLSPWDKADRFRRPRWISLDPTPANEREASVRSMGGFSGNFRQVNDFIRYLWVFYVVGYNSERQKRILYEPAMRLYGEAQRGFQIMGEAGRQAWTWLTDFKRPREFFSVRGMFVSMAVLLTLALLGFILRWAFRRLRRWFRGEAKSDDQQAIGVAFYRRLAQLLSGLGLDRPPTETPREFAHRAMVSLTSRGGRFSEVADVPPLIVDAFYGVRFGQIELTPDALERLESRLDELELGLNPQTS, encoded by the coding sequence TTGAGGTTCTACACGGTCTATCGCGCCAGCTTCTATCTGATGCTCTTCTTCTCCACCCTGGTGATGAGCATCGATGCGACCGACGACAGCAAGATCGCCATCCTGTACCCGATCGTCGTCGCCGGCGCGGCGGTCGTTGCGCTCCTGACGGTGGATCGCGACCCCAAGCTGGGGCTCAGCCGGCCGATGGCCAACGTGCTGGCCCTGGGTTCGATCAGCCTGATCGTCCTGGAATATTCCATGGACGAGAACCAGACGCTGCTTGCGCTCGGGCACTGGCTGGTCTATCTCCAGCTGATCAAGATGTTCCTGCCCAAAACGATCGAGGACGATTGGTTCCTGATGCTGCTGGGCCTCATGCAGGTGCTCGTCGGCGGCGTGATGAGCCAGAGCGACGCGGTCGGCATCGCGCTGTTCGCCTGGGCGTTGACGGCCCTCTGGGTGCTGCATCTCTTTTCTCTGCACAGGGATGCGAGGCGTGTGCAGCAGCCCCCCGGCACGACGGTCACCCCGGCGCTCGACCTCTCCGAGCCTTACCCCGGCCTAGTCGACGGCCGATTCGCCTTCGCTGTCCTCAGGGTCGCGGCACTCACCTTACTTCTGGGGGGTGCCATCTTCCTGATGATGCCTCGCCGGGTGTCGATGGGCAGTTCGACCCGAGGTCAGCCGATCTCGAAGCATCTGACCGGGTTCGACGACACGGTGGAGCTGGGACAGCTCGGCGAGATCCTCGAGAACGACACGATCGTCATGAGCGTGGAGTTCTTCGACGGCACCGTCGAGGAGCCGAGGTCCCGGGTCAAGCCGGCCGACGATCCGCTCTGGCGCGGGGTGACCCTGGGGAGCTACAAGAACCGCCGCTGGAGCCGCCAGACGCGCCGGCCGGCGAGCTTCCCGCTCCGATCTTCAAAGGCCCCCACCGAGCCTTCGATCCTGATCCAGCAGATCCGCATGGAGCCGACCGACGGCATGGTCCTCTTCGGGATCAGGCCGATGATCGATGCCTCGGGATCACGCGGGAGCGAGCCCGACATCAGCGCCATCGACGGCACCCTGAGCCGCTCCGAGAGTCGGACCGGGATGTACGACTATAAGGTCTTCTCCACGACCGATCGGGACGGGCTCCAGCGTAACGAGCAGTTCCCCGACGCCGATCAGCTCGCGACCTACCTCTCCATGAACCCGGAACTCAAGAACGAGCTGAGGGCGATCGTCGCCCCCCTGGTCGCCGGCATTCCCGCCTCCGACTGGGACGCACGCGGCCGCGCGATCGAGGCCTATCTGCGAGACTCGGGGCAATTCTCCTACACGCTCCAGATCGACGTCATCGACCCGAACGTCGACCCTGTGCTGGACTTCGTACGCAACCGTCGCCAGGGGCACTGCGAGTATTTCGCCAGCGCCCTGGCGCTGATGCTCCGGTCGATCGACATTCCCTCCCGGATGGTCAACGGATTCAAGGGGGGGGATTGGAACGACCTGGCCGGCGTGATGACTGTGCGCCAGAAACATGCCCACAGCTGGGTCGAGATGCTCAGCCCATGGGACAAGGCCGACCGCTTCCGCAGGCCTCGCTGGATCTCGCTTGACCCGACCCCTGCCAACGAGCGCGAGGCCTCGGTCCGGTCGATGGGGGGCTTCAGCGGGAATTTCCGCCAGGTCAATGACTTCATCCGCTACCTCTGGGTGTTCTACGTGGTCGGCTACAACTCAGAGCGGCAGAAGCGGATCCTTTATGAGCCGGCGATGCGGCTCTATGGGGAGGCCCAACGCGGGTTCCAGATCATGGGCGAGGCGGGCAGGCAGGCCTGGACCTGGCTCACCGACTTCAAGCGGCCTCGCGAGTTCTTCAGCGTGCGCGGGATGTTCGTGTCCATGGCCGTCTTGCTCACGCTGGCGTTGCTGGGCTTCATCCTGAGGTGGGCGTTCCGGCGGCTGCGACGCTGGTTCCGTGGCGAGGCGAAATCCGACGATCAGCAGGCCATCGGGGTCGCTTTCTACCGGCGGCTGGCCCAGCTTCTCTCAGGGCTCGGCCTGGATCGCCCCCCCACCGAGACCCCGCGCGAGTTCGCACACCGGGCGATGGTCTCGCTGACGTCGAGAGGCGGCCGATTCTCCGAGGTCGCCGACGTCCCGCCCCTGATCGTCGACGCCTTCTATGGTGTGCGGTTCGGACAGATCGAACTCACTCCGGATGCCCTCGAACGGCTCGAATCGCGGCTCGACGAGCTTGAACTGGGCCTGAATCCGCAGACGAGCTAG
- a CDS encoding DUF1559 domain-containing protein, whose translation MRRRGFTLIELLVVISIIAVLIALLLPAVQSAREAARRAQCINNIKQIGLAMHNYHDSLGSFPPGSMVQVGWDGSWWAWSTFILPQLEQGPTYNAINFSLRSGANTSVEHVTVYRTIISAYLCPSDDSNKLFTDRKWTNILDLGTSYTAAPLNYVTSWGDQKTGNPLFDIYSTQAAGTYWGCNNTFSGMFGDCSSGAVTSLTSCTDGSSNTFLVGENSPNFNGQLMWTNGHGAYGGTIVPLNWKTNLRDNEVDPTDGTTCSTAYITSIQATHCFRNQVYNFAFKSKHPGGANFCLSDGSVRFVKQTVNPRTYAALSTRGRGEVISSDAY comes from the coding sequence ATGCGTCGCAGAGGATTCACTCTGATTGAGTTGCTGGTTGTCATTTCTATTATCGCGGTTTTGATTGCGCTTCTCCTGCCCGCGGTTCAGAGCGCCCGCGAAGCCGCCAGGCGTGCCCAGTGCATCAACAACATCAAGCAGATCGGCCTGGCCATGCACAACTATCACGACTCGCTGGGGAGCTTTCCCCCGGGCTCGATGGTGCAGGTCGGCTGGGACGGCTCCTGGTGGGCCTGGTCCACGTTCATCCTGCCGCAGCTCGAGCAGGGCCCGACTTACAACGCGATCAACTTCTCGCTGAGGAGCGGCGCCAACACGAGCGTGGAGCATGTGACCGTCTATCGGACGATCATCTCGGCGTATCTCTGCCCTTCGGACGACTCCAACAAGCTCTTTACCGACCGGAAATGGACGAACATCCTCGACCTGGGGACGTCGTACACCGCCGCTCCGTTGAACTATGTGACGAGCTGGGGCGACCAGAAGACGGGCAACCCGCTCTTCGACATCTACTCAACCCAGGCGGCCGGCACCTACTGGGGATGCAACAACACGTTCTCGGGCATGTTCGGCGATTGCAGCTCCGGGGCGGTCACGAGCCTGACTTCGTGCACCGACGGATCGAGCAACACCTTCCTGGTCGGCGAGAATTCGCCCAACTTCAACGGCCAGCTCATGTGGACCAACGGCCACGGGGCCTACGGCGGGACCATCGTGCCGCTGAACTGGAAGACGAATCTGAGGGATAACGAGGTGGACCCGACCGACGGAACCACGTGCAGCACCGCCTACATCACCTCGATCCAGGCGACCCACTGCTTCCGCAACCAGGTCTACAACTTCGCCTTCAAGAGCAAGCATCCGGGAGGGGCCAACTTCTGCCTGAGCGACGGGTCGGTCCGGTTCGTCAAGCAGACGGTCAACCCGCGGACGTACGCCGCCCTGAGCACCAGGGGTCGCGGCGAGGTCATCTCCTCCGACGCCTACTGA